The Sciurus carolinensis unplaced genomic scaffold, mSciCar1.2, whole genome shotgun sequence DNA window TTACCTCCCTGCATGTATAGTTTCTTCTAGAATCCATTGTAATGAAGAACAGACATGACCTCATTCCCTATTCTACATGACAACAGACAGAAGCCTCTGAAATTATTCAAAACAGTATTATTATAAAGCAGTTTTCACATCAATTATGAAGAAGTCATTATTAAACAAAGAATGGGCTCACATGGGGACAGTTTTTCTCAATATGGTCTCAGTTATGGGGAAAACTTTGTCCCAGCAGGACAGGAGTGAGAAACATGTTGATTTTGACCAGAGAACAAAAGTCTCTGAAGGGTACAGTGTCTTGGATAGTACATGTTGTGGCCGGAGATACCTGGCCACCCTGAATCTGTGCTGACCAGAGGTGCAGACCCCTTGTGCAGCAAGGCCTGATAGTTGTTGTTTCTGTTCATAGGATGGTGGTGGTCCATGGAGCTTACCTGGTGACCACAAGCCATAGCATCCATCACTCTCCTTTGGTCAAGGGAGGGAGGAACCCTGGAATAATGGGATTGTCTCCCACAGGTGCCTGGGGTTCCTCTTTGAGTATGTTTATCTTGGAGGCAGAAAGGTCAtgatttaacttcattttatgcTGTATGATCCTTACAAATGTGGTAATGAGTGCCTGGGCTACTGATGCACTTTTTACTGTAAAGAGTCAGCTTGTGACTGACCCTGGACTTTGGGTAGAAGTTGATGGTGTCATGATTTGGGGTAGGGAGTTGGCCTGCCCTTTGCATTTCCTGGGGAAAATATACTGCAGAAAGTGTCCCAAAATGCCTGTTTGAAGGAGCCTTGGAGGACTTGTCCTACACAGTGTCTATGACCTATGTTATAGGGATAGAGAGGCTCATTTCTCCAGCACAGGAGGGCCACTCTCCTGCAAACCTGTTTCTGGGTTTGTGATCTGGGCCATACACTCTCCCCTCTCTGGTCAGTTTGCCTAAACTTATTTCCCTTGTACCTATGTGGGTTCTGGGGTTGAAGGATCTGGGGCTCCTGCAGATCCTGGCTGCTCTCTTCCCTGGTTAAGAGCCCACATAGCCCCTGAAAGTTGGTACACTGCTAGTGGACATGCACAGGGAGCTGGGTAGTCTCTCCTGGGAAGCTAGGATGTCTGCAGCCAAGAGAATCTCAGAGGCACAGTCATCATGAAATATTTCAGTGCCATATTCTTGCAGGATGAAACCAGTAGCCAGAGCCTGAGGCTGGTTCTGTGGCTCAGTGTGTGCTTTTAGGCATCAGTATCCCTGGTCCTGGGAAATAGAACTTCTAAAGGAGGAGGGGATGTTACTGGTTCCCAAGATTCTGAATTCCCCAGATTAATATGAACATTTGGGTATTTGGTGTCTTCCTGATTTCCATGGTGACTGCCCGGTCAGAACACTCTTCATCATCCTCAAGGTCTCTGatttattcagcttttaaaaactgggaTCCTACCCCAACTGATGTCAGACTGTGATGTGATCCTTTTAAGCTCACACCTCTAGTTCGCAATGCCTCTTGTGTGCCTAATTCAAGACTGAGACTTGTTTCCAGAGTGTCTCTTCCAGAACCGAGAAGAGCATCACTGTTCCAATATCTTCCCACAAGAATGTAACTGTGGGGCTGAGAGATCAGGCTGCCCTCATGTGTAGGTGATGGAGATTCTGAGAGCCCACAGATATCACCAGATACACTTGTGCTCAGGGACTCAAGTGAGGGACCAGAGAGAGGACACTTCAGGGTGGGAACTGAAGGTTTTACaaccttcttgaatcctggaaCTTTGTGAATGGATTTTCCCAGGACATTGGTATCATGGGCAATGGAGTCAGCACTGGAGttacaggaggctgaggagggaaggggagaataTGGAAGTGGTGAAGCCTCAGAGTGTTTTATCTTGAATGGACTCATGTGCTTGAGGACCTTGAGGGGTAGGCCCCACATTTGCCTCACTCTTAAATTTGTAACATGTGCTTCCAGCACATACCAAGTGTCAGCATCAAAGAGGGAGAGCTCCTGGAAGGTTTTTGTGAAGGCTTCCTCACCTTTTATTGATGGTCCATCCCCAGTTTCCTTGTGGGTATTTGAATTTCCAGGTGGGCAGAGACATGATAATTTCCACACCTGGAAAGATCAAACTCCACAGGAATCAAGCCCCCTTGAAACATTTCTGGCCTCTCTGAACAATTTTCCTGTATAGCATGGCTGCTGTCATCTGTAAACATGGAGTTCCAGGAAGACCCACAATTATTCTTTGCCTGTCCTGTTTTGGGGACTCTGTCCCAGGACTCCTTCAGATTCAGACATGGGTAGATATTGGGTGGTAGTCCAAATGGATGTTGCATGAAGCTCCTTTGAAGGTGCTGCTCCAGTTTCTCCTCAGTTGAAGGCTGAGGAAATTGCTGGGTTCTTGTTGAAGGGCTTGTGGTTACAGGAGACCCTGTTCTCAAAAATGAGATGACTGTGTTCTGAGACTTTTGGATCGAATAAGGTAAAGGCTGTCTAGGTTGTAGTTGTTTCATGAAACGGTGATAACCCAGGTGTTGACAAAAAGAAGGACAAAGCAGATGGGTACCCTCTTGACTTGTAGGACCCGAGTATTCATAGGCAGTGTTCAGGGGAAAGTGGAATGGCATGCTTGGGGGAGAAGATATGATTTGGTTCTGATTCTGGATCTGAGCCAGTGATGGGGACTGGGTCCAGGTCAATGCTGGAGTCACAGGCTGGAATTGGACAGCAGGGTGGAGCAAGAACTGAGAGAACTAGAGTTGTCTGGGCAGAGCCAGCACCTAAACTGGAATGGAATTAGGAAGTTTGCAGGAAAAGTCTGCAGAGGTTCCAGACATGCTAACAGCAGCCACAAGGGACTTGCTATGCAGAATGGGGAGGACCCTAAagagctggctccatttcttctGCAAATGGTCCCACAGGCCCTTGGTGTAAAAGGTGCTGAGGAATAGAAAGCTGCTCTGGCTTGCCAGTTGTGTCCCAGGGTTGTGGGATGGTGATGTCCTGTTCCTTGCCCAGTGACTTCTCTGTACTTCCCAGAGAATTCAGGGAGTGGTCTGATTCACCTTTTGTCTTCCCATTACCAATGTTCTGTTCTTCTGTCTTGCTGGTGAGTATTTCCAGCAGTTTCTGGATATCAGGTTTACTGAAAGAGGTACCTCCAGTTGCCACCAATGAGAGTAGTTGGTTTGCCCAGCAAGAGTCCTCTGTTGGGTGTGAAACACAGTCTCTCTGGGCTCAGTTTTTGGATCATTGGAGAGACAGACTACTATGGCAGCGACCTACCACCATGAGAGGGATGAGATGGAATAGGTGGAGGGGATGTGGCTTCATATTGCAAATACAGGAGAAGGCAATGTGAGGGAAAAAGGCTATGGGACAGGAGGAGGCCATGGCATAGGAGAAGGGAATGGAACAGGAAAGAGGGGATGGGAAGTAGAAAGGAATGTGACATGAGAAGGCACTGTAACAGGAGATGGCATTGACTCAGAAGCAGGCAACAAACATTTGAGTGATGAGGAGCCCATGGTGTGGTTCCCTGTGAGAGTGTCATTGAGTCACATTGAGGAGGATTCAGGCTTTATTCTGGCAGAGATAGAGGGCAGGCCATGGGATCATAATGGTGAGATGAGAAAGAGAAATCCATGAGGCTGAAGTAAATTTTATTCCAGAGGAATCACAGACTCTGGTGACTGAGTGTCACTCAGGGATGAGTGTGACCCAATACACACAGAGGAATTCATGAGGTCTGTTGATGAGGAGGAAGGCAGAAGCAGAGGATGTCTGCTCAGTGAAATGAGGGAAGCCAAGGGGAAGAAGGTAGTGGCCAGAGCATCCTGCACAGACAGTGTTCATGATTGGTGGACTCTAGCTGACTCTGGTTTGTACTTTTCATCTGGGTCATCTCTTTGTAAGACATGGTGAAAGTTATTCTCTTCATGAAGCTTCCCTAGGTGGTTGCAAGAGATAGGAGGCACAGGCTGTAGCTGGAGCAGATGGGCCAGGAGGTAGGGCAGGTGGGGAAAGGGAGGGCACCTGTGGTGCATGGTCCATCACTGTCCCATACCCTGAGTTTATGAAGCCTTTACTCTCCCATATCCCAGAGCTTTAGCCACATCCTGCTCAAACTGAGGGCTTCCCTTGACccatgagggtttttttttttattttggatccTATCATAGGCAGCAGTCAGAAGGATACAGGAATTGGAAAGTTACTTACCTTTGTAAAAGTGAAACGAGAGCTTCTGTCTCTTCCACTTCCTTCCAGCAAGCCCTGTAACCTGAAAATGGAGAACTGGTTATTATGAAGAGGGAGGGTGAGTGGAATATACATGTGGGGCAGACTGTGGGAGAGTAGACTCTGGAGGGCAAGCACCAGTGTTCAAGTCTTCCTGTCACGTGACATGTATTGGAAGGCACACGGAAAGGTAGCTCttggtcatttcattctacttcCACTAGTGCCACTGTACTCATAACCACTCTGCAGGGAGAAAGATTGAATCATCTCAAAGAGAAATGTGTGTTAGGGAAGTGAGAGCTTGTCCACACTTTGACCAGGAAGTTCCATCTCCAAATCCAGACAGCATGGCTCCACGATGGCCCATATTGTCATAATGGACATCACCCATCCCTGGCCCACCACAGCTTCATTCTGAGCACAGAACCTGAGAAGTGTCTCTGGTATGATAATTTCCTTCCCAACATCCTTTCTGTCTTGTCTCTGCAGCTGAAATTCTCTGGGACATGGCTCTGGATTCTTGGGATAGGGGACAGCAAGTAGCCTCTGGGTTGCAAGGGAAGGGTCTTAACTTTCACAATGCcactcttcttcctgttcttgcTCTGTCCCTTCTTATCCTTTGGTCGCTGACCAACAAGAATGAAAAGGAGGCTGGTGCCCTATTGTTCCTCTGCTTTCCTAGTCCAGTTGTAGACATTCCATTTTTCTGAACAGTGTAACTTTCTACAGGGAGCTAATGAAGACTCTTTTATTCAGAGAATGttaataaagtggcaaaatacttcatttttctaattttgaaaacaaaagggAATTTTCTCTCTTAACTGCACCATTGATGTCCTCAGTCACGGCTTTTACACTCAGGATAAGACTCATTTCCACAGACTCTTCTAGGCCGCCAGGCAGGGTTCTGTTCCTGAGACCAGAGGTGACTCCAAACTGTGATGGAGGCCCTCAGGGCTCAGCACAGCCCTCACAATGAACAAACTCAGAGGAAAGAGTTGTTTCCCAAGACACCTTCCAGGAGAAGGTGACTAATGGGTCAGTCCTTAAGTCTGTCCTTCTTTACAGGTTCCCAACTGTCAGGAGTCCATACCTCAGACACTGAGTAACAATGTGTGCTTTTCTCTGGTACATGGAACTCACCACTTGGACAGTCTGGGAGCTTCAAGTAGAAAAAGACATAGTGCAagctccctccctgccctgctccaccTGTCCCAGAATGATGCTATGTTCTGTCCTGAGATTTCTCTTTCTTGAAGTATctgtatttatttaggaaaagtggaaagaagagTAGACAATAGAGAATCAATTTTTCTGGTGAGACTGGCCTAAAGTTTTCTTaccttgggtttttcttttttcctttgtgttggGAAAGGTGGATTACCCTAGAGGCATggtaaaaggagaagaaagagccaCAGTCCTTACACACAGCCAAGGATCATATCCTTTGCCCAGGTGGTGAAGCTTGGGTTCAGTCATGAGACACTAACTATATTCAGAGGAAAGAGGATTCTCCATCATCTAAATGGCACTGTCCATTTTGGACAAATGAGTCCTGAGAGGTCTCTTCAGGAATGGGGAGTAGGTCCCAGGCATGTATCAGATGGCTGTGCTGTCTCATCACAAAGGGATCCTGAGAGCAGGGAAGGGTTAAGAAGAACAGGCTGCAGCACACCCTTGCCCCACCCTCCAGTCCAGCATGTCCTCCACCCTCTTGGAACTTCAAAGTCTCTATTTCCAACTCTACCCATTCACCTTTTCCTAGGAGGCCTTAATTCATTTCCTGTTGTTTCTGCCAAGCACCCAATTGGCTAAACTAATGCAGGTCTCTTTCTGGGTAATACTTGCTAATACttcattgcatttcttttctactttcatgACATATTTAAGTCTGTAGTTATCTCataatcttttttctgtttttgttatttctttactGCTGGATGAAACAATGAGTCAGAAAGTAGttcttttgcttttatcattTGGAAGAGATTAAACAGGAACCTATCTTGAAATGGTGGGATAACTTTAGTGGTTCAGAATCTTTGAAAAATTACAGTTCTCTTCAGATTGATAATTTTTTGTGTTAAATCTGGCATATTTGTTTTGCAAGAAATCAATAGATTCCATGCAGTTTcttgaatttaataatttaagttGTTTGTGGTTTTCCTTGACTATCTTTTAAGTCTATGCAGTTAGTATTGATGCCACCCTTTTAGTTTCCCATCTTcatcatttatagattttttctttgatatattgTCTAGAGAGTCatggattatattttcttttattcatttttacgcagtgctgagtatcaaatccagtacctcacacttgttaggcaagtgttctaccattgaggtACATTCACAGTccctatatatatttatttggcaAATAATCACATATTTATATGGCATAATAGGcttaatgtgatgttttgatacattatGTCAGGTAAATTACTATATGCTATCTATTGCTTCACATACTTATTTCTTTGTTAGAAAATTTAAGTCTacattttagcaattttgaaatatacaatactaACTATCATCCCTATATTAGTCAACATTTTGTCTCTGTTAATGAAATACCTGACATGAATAACTTacaggaagaaagtttattttgaattctaCCTTCTCAATGCTGGGCCTAGGTGAGGTATAATCTCAGtggaagaacatggcagaggaaacCTGCTCACCTCATGGATGACAAGTAGCATTAAGATGCAGGTATGCTGGCACACAACTGCTGCCATGGATGTGCAACAGGttgcataatttttcatttgtttatctagGAAAATATGGGTTGTTTACATCACTTGCCTAAAGTGAataaaggtgccataaacattgGTGTGCATGTGTTGGTTTTAGTCTCTCCTTCCAATTCTGGAAGgaatatacctagaagtggatttcacttaaaatataataattttgtaCTCATTGTTTGGCAGAACTCTCATACTACTTTGCATAGTAGTCGCATAAATTCCCACCAAAatttttaggatttctttttcagcatatcgacatttatttcccatttatcttaaaatatccTTTGTAATGCATGTAAAGTCAAACCACAGAGTGGATGATTTGCTTTTCCCTCATGAGAGTACTGTTTTCCTATGATTATTCACTGTACAACTTCTATGGGGAAATACCTATTGCTTTTTGTACTTGGTCCATTTTCAAATTCGGATGCTTCCTTGGTGAGTTATAGGAACTCAAAAATAATTCTTCAACAaatttgaattgaaaatattttctctcattctgtggatttccttctttatttaattttacttttaactgtTCATTAGGTACACTTGACTTGCCATAAACTGAACATGCTGAACACATTTAAGTtattatatctgtttttattttgttttatcttaccTCTTAAGCACATCTCAATATATAGCTCTAACATGTTAAGTATATTCAAAATGTGTAGTGgatctccagaacattttcatcttccaAATTAAAACTTATACTCATGAAATACACCTTCCCTTGGCTGTATGCATGGTTTTCTTTACTTAGCTAATGCTTTTTTCTACAGCCCTTTGAAACTGGACTTGCAAGCAAGTTCACATTTAATTATTGGAAAAGGCAGTAAACATTCCAGGTTTGGCCTCTGAGATATCTACAGAGTCCTATCATCTGTCATGGCATGGTGACTTGGAATCTTCAGTTCAGTGTGGGATTGGCAGATTGATCACATTGTCCTTTTGCCTGGTATTAAAGGACACAAATATGCCTTAACTTGTGTAGCTTTCCCTAGGAATATAGCTATTCAATCCAGCACTTTCAAAGGTGTTGAGAAGCTAATGAAATGTATGAGTATCCACACTGTGTTATCAGTGTCAGGATCCCAATTTCCCAGACCATGGTGTTCAGCATTGGTCCAAAGGACAAGATGAATCATGAAACTTCCATCTGGCATATAACCCTGAGGCAGCAAACAGGTTTGGTCAAGAGAGAAAATCTTCTTTAAGCATTAGTTATTGGCCATATTAGGAAAACCCACTCTGACCAGTAGGACTGgaatcttcagaaaaatatatgtatcatatgacaaaatacattctactgtcatgtacatttcaaaagaacaaataacaaaaggaatgttattaaatgtaaatggttgtAAGTCTGGGATGCTTGTCCTATGAGGACCTGGGAACTGTGGCCCCTGCCCCAACCATGCATGTCCAAGCTTTGCATCCAGATTGTATACTCCCAGAGTTGATACAAAGAAAAAGGGCTCTGCTGTTTTGTACCCAGTAAGCATTAAATCCAGGATAGGGGACAATTTATTGGTAGTTCAAGTGACTTGGCCCCCAGAGATGGGTTGGCTATTTCTTGCCACAGTTTGAGGAATCTTTAGCCCTCTTAACTGGATCCCTGGGAGTCTTGTTAGACTCTGAACCTGTGATCTTGGTCTAATGGGTttaataaaataatcagagaGGTGAACTTAGACTCCTAGTGTGGCATgtcattcatcattcattttttattattattttttaattttttaaatttgtgtataGACACactgcctttactttatttatttggaagaataacagACCCAGCAGAGCTAAAGGAATCCTCAGCAGATAGAGCAAAGCAGttggtatcataataccagactttcaattatactacagagcaatagtaacaaaacgagTGTGGTAATGGCATCATTTCCTACGTGAACCAGGACTGATCACATCTTAGGTCTTAGATGAAACTTTTGCAGATTTGAAAGAATGGAAATCACACAAAATGCTTATATGGCCTGATATTAAGGTAGAAATCACCAAGAGAAAGGTAACATTGAATTTCTTAAACATATTAACCAGTTCAATTCTCATAGTCCATGGGTCTAAGAGAATTGCTcatggaaatttagaaaatattttgaagtaaatgtaATATCAAATTCAGGATTATAGATAAAAGCAgtgcttagaagaaaatttatagcactTAAATTCCcacattacaaaaaagaaaattaactaatACAAAGATAACTCAAGAAAGataaccaaattaataaaaagacaacTCAAAAATTATTACAATAGGTGTTcaagaaaacaatgaattaaGCCCAAtgcaagcagaaagaaagaaacagataagAAGAGATACATAAAATTGGAAATAGCAGAGAAATATCAATGCAACCAAGAGgcacttcttttaaaatagcaatatacTGATAAATCcctaaaaagacaagaaaaaaataccagaaagatTATTTAATTTACCAGTAATGTGAAGGAAAAGCTGTCATGGTTGAGATATAAGGAGTCCtgcaaaactcatgtgtgagacaatgaagatttagaggaaaagtttgggttatgaaagccttaatgTAATCtgtgcattaattccctgatagggactCAGATGGCATCTCCTTTGGAGGACAGACTTGGAAGTGCCAATACTTCCTCAGGAATTTCCTATTCCAGCTAGAGAATGAAGGAGCCATCTCTGTCTTTTAGCCCTGACTGGGGTTGTTTGAGGCACAAGAGGGCATCAGGGACCCTCCCCTCTTCAGCCTTGGGTGGGAAGAGGTTGCATGTAAGGTGCTTCCAGTCCTAGAGAAGTGCAGGCTTCCTCTCAGATTTTGGAAGATGCTCAGGCTTGGACATATGTCATGTGTCAGTACTCAGATTTCAGGGTGGTGAGATAACTAAGAAGCATCCTGCAGGTGGGATGCATTCATGCTTGTCATGGCACCTCAATGCCCGTGGCCACCTGTCCCAATATGCCAATCAAAGAGACAAGCAATTGTGAAGGGCTGGAAAGGAGTTTTAATCAGTGTGGCCACACCAGGAAGAACAGGTGTAGGGGTACAATGACTAAATATCTGCTTCAAGGCATTGACAGGAACCTTGAGGTTTTACAGAAAAGGCTGAAAGTGTGCAGGGTTTGAATGTGGGTTTTCAGAGCCAGCAAAGTAGTTCATCTTGTCAAGTTATGTTCTGGTTGCTAATTATCTCAGAACTGGTTCTATGTGGTGGCTCTGGAGTAGTCCTTGTCAGATAAGGGGAGCCATCAGTACACATGGAATAATTGCTCCAGCTTAGTGTGGCAGCCTCAGTTACAATGAGGGGCAATTGCTCCCATTTGGGGGAATGATCCGTCTGTGAGGCTCTGCTGCTCCTAGAACCCAAGTTTACTGCAGGTTTAGGACAGTGACAGGAGTCTTGTAGGAGCCACTGAATGGGTCTGGAACAGGAGGTTATGAAAGCTCGCAGTTGAATGTTTCTGCAAATCTTGAAACTTACTCTTATATTGGTGTCCTCAGTTGTCAAGTGTGACAAAATAGGTTAGCTAAATTTAGAACTCTTAAACCTTGTAGCTTTTTACATTACTGAACCAGGATCTGGTCCAAAGTCTAagataataaaaactaaattgaaaGCAGAGATGATAGGCTTTATCCTGCTTAAAAGTTACTGTTTGGTCATTGAAAGGCCTGAGTGAAGGGTCTGTGCTTTTAGCAAAAGTGGTTTCTAATTCTCTGTTATAATTACCCACATACCCATCTTTGTATAAAtgcatgctttcatttctccatGGTGAATGTCTAAGAGTAGGATAGTGAACAATATGGTAGTTCCATGCTTACATTTTAGAGAAATTGCTGAACTGTTTTTGAAAGTATTTGTACCATTTAATCTGGCCACAGAATGTTAGAGTTCTTGTCCCTCCATATTCTTACCATGAATCTTTACTGTCAATTCTTTTTAATTAGATCTATTTTAATAAGTATCATACGTGGATGAATCTTAGTGTGCTATTCATTTGTGTTTACTTATTGACTGAGTGTGTTTTTATGTGCTTAATTACCATTCAtatatagtcttttaaaatttgtatgtctactgagttgggcacagtggcatacactaTAGTGTCATCAGTTCGGTTGGCAGGAGTATCATGAgatcaaacccagcctcagcaagggcCAGGCACTAAtgaactcagtgaaatcctgtcttcaaataacatacaaaatagggttgcGGATGTGGTCCATGTTcaattgcccctgagttctatcccaaCTACCCTACCCTCCTAAATTTAGGTCTGTTTAAGtaatttaccttatttttaattagaattttattgtttctacAAAATGGTAAGTTTGCTTTGTACATTTAGATATGAGTTTATTGTCAGGTATCTGTGTTGTGAGATGTTTCCTCCAGTTTCTGGTTTGCCTTTTATGTTCCTAGTAATGGGGCTTTTGAAATTTTGCATTCTCATGCTAGTTTCATTGAATACACTTTCATTCCTACATAAAAAAGTATGAACCCAACTTTATCTATAATGCTACTATGTAACACAAGTCAGAACAAGTTTATAGTACTGACTGTACaacaagagagaggaaaaagcaaTGTACAGGTTTCCAAGGTATCCTGCAGGACCACAAGGATGACATCATGATCTTGCAGAGCTGATTCAAAACTTACTCACCAACTTCAGAGAATAAGGGAAATGTGGGACAGGGGTGTGTAGCTATTAATAGATGGGGGGCAACCCTAGAGGTTGGAAGAGTATTCAAGTAGCAGGGAAAAGGGCAGGCTCAAAAGGAATGGGACTTGTTCCCCCTTCTTGTGGACATATCCCAGCAACAGCAAGGGTATAACCAGGTGTGCCAGACTGGTTCAGGTAATCTGTAAAGAGTCTGGGTCACACTGCCACCTGGAAGCTTGCTGGACCCTGCAGGCTCTGTTAATGAACAGACAGTAATGGGTGAGCTTTCTAACCAGAAAACTGCAGGGCACCTCAATGGGCACATCCCTGAACCATCAGCACTTCTGCAGCCAGAACCTGACTGCAGATGAAAGGCCACAACTTCTGCCTTTGAAGCCAACCCAAGGGAGGAGTCCTTTCCTGCCAACCCTCCTTTAGATAGGAAAGTGACAGCACTGAACTGGGTGGAACATAAGGTTTCAATGAGTTTTTGTGGGTCTGTTTATCTGGAGCAGTTAGAATGGATTGGTTTCTGTGATGGCAGTGTCCTGCAGAGCAGGACTGTCTGCTCATGGGGGACCTGTGTCTTGTAATGcagacttcctcctcctctgaggtGGTGACCTATTCCACATAGGAGGTGGCAGCAGCATTCTCTGGGAGGGCTGAATCACTGGGGTGGTGGGTGGCCTAGACCAGGGGGCCAACACAGCAATAGCAGTGACCTCCTGTCCATCCATTTGTCCTCTACCCATGTGCTTCAATGGATTCTCAGTTTCATTTGGATTCTCAAACTCCATACATACATAGCCTTTGGATAGATGAGGATGCACCCTTTCAACAGGCATGtcaatcattttcatttctccaaaGGTGAAAAATATCTCCATGTTGTTATCCTTGGTCACATTCCTGGTGTGACTTCCAACATGCATTTTGGGTTTAGGGGAAGGGCTCTGCATTTTGCTGTCCTTTTCATCTTTTAGGTGATTTGACTTTTGGAGCAGGATCACCACCTTGATCATGTATGCACCCAGAAGGGCTGGGAGATCTAGAGGAGCTCCTGGAATGGGAGCTGCAGGATGTGCTAGAGCTTCTCCAGCACCTGGATGCAGAGGAGGCACTGGAGATGCTGCTGGAGACTGTGCTGCTTCTGGATCCTGAGCTGGATGTAAAACTCCACTGA harbors:
- the LOC124974261 gene encoding LOW QUALITY PROTEIN: RNA-binding protein with serine-rich domain 1-like (The sequence of the model RefSeq protein was modified relative to this genomic sequence to represent the inferred CDS: inserted 3 bases in 2 codons), with protein sequence MYRGAKILQVEYTPQDKRDKLRKRHSTSSVSSSSIKSQWSFTSSSGSRSSTVSSSISSASSASRCWRSSSTSCSSHSRSSSRSPSPSGCIHDQGGDPAPKVKSPKXDEKDSKMQSPSPKPKMHVGSHTRNVTKDNNMEIFFTFGEMKMIDMPVERVHPHLSKGYVCMEFENPNETENPLKHMGRGQMDGQEVTAIAVLAPWSRPPTTPVIQPSQRMLLPPPMWNRSPPQRRRKSAXTRHRSPMSRQSCSAGHCHHRNQSILTAPDKQTHKNSLKPYVPPSSVLSLSYLKEGYRACWKEVEETEALVSLLQSKPDIQKLLEILTSKTEEQNIGNGKTKGESDHSLNSLGSTEKSLGKEQDITIPQPWDTTGKPEQLSIPQHLLHQGPVGPFAEEMEPAL